In Marivivens aquimaris, one genomic interval encodes:
- the nuoK gene encoding NADH-quinone oxidoreductase subunit NuoK, translated as MIGIEHYLTVAAALFVIGIFGLFLNRKNIIILLMSIELILLACNINFVAFSSYLNDLVGQVFTLFVLTVAAAEAAIGLAILVCFFRNRGTIDVEDVNVMKG; from the coding sequence ATGATCGGAATTGAACACTATCTGACGGTGGCTGCGGCCCTGTTCGTGATCGGGATCTTCGGCCTGTTCCTGAACCGCAAGAATATCATCATCCTGCTGATGTCGATCGAACTGATCCTGCTGGCTTGCAACATCAACTTCGTCGCGTTCTCGTCCTACCTGAACGACCTGGTCGGCCAGGTGTTCACGCTGTTCGTCCTGACCGTCGCTGCTGCCGAAGCCGCCATCGGTCTGGCCATTCTGGTTTGTTTCTTCCGCAACCGCGGGACCATCGACGTTGAAGACGTCAACGTGATGAAAGGCTGA